DNA sequence from the Microcebus murinus isolate Inina chromosome 18, M.murinus_Inina_mat1.0, whole genome shotgun sequence genome:
ccagctcttcccgccacacTGCACTTACACCTCCCTAAGGGAAAGCCAAGCCCTGGCTAGGGCCAGGACTCTGGGCCAGCCCCACACCCCCACTGACCATCCTTCAGACGCAGGGGCAGGCCAGCCCCGAGCTCAGCTTCACTGCAGAAGTAGCCGCCACCCTTGGCGTCCCAGAAGAGCCTGTCCTGCGTGTCCTGCAGCCGCAGCGCCCACTCGAGCCACGAGCTCTCCTGTGAGGCCTCGTACAGGTCCAGCAGGCCCCGCACCACGAAAGCGTAgtcctccaggaagccccagcAGGGTGGATTGCTGGGGACAGGCAACAAGGGAGGGGCTGAGGACAGGCACAGCAGCGAGGGCCTTTCACAGAGGGGGCCCTTTTCATGCATTTGTTCATTTACCCTCCAAATGGCCCCTCGTGGGTAGGTgccttcattttccagatgagtaaATGGGGCCAGGGAGGATGCGAGCTCACAGCAGGCACCCGCAGAGCCAGCACTGGAGCCCACTGGAGGGGAGGTCAGGTAGGGACATGCAGGGAGActagccacccccaccccacagtctGCCCAGCTCCCCACCTGTGCTCCACAGTCCCCCCTGAGCCGCTGTAGCAGGTCCGCATGAGGCGGCCACTGGCCACATCAAACATGTGCCGCTTCAGGAACTTGGCACCATTGGTGGCACAGTTGACCAGCTTGTCTAGGCCCAGGACAGCCCCGGTCACAGCATAGCCGGACACCATCAGGCCTGGAGACAAAAGAGACCAGTGGTGGTAAGAAGCTGGCCAGGGCCCTCCAGGCATGGCCACCCCGACACCTCAGGCCCCGGACACCTCTCCGGAGCAGTGGGGTGGTGCACAGACAGCTTGggccccagagccaggcaggTCAGCGTTCCTGGCCCTtgggtgtgaccttgggcagatcacTAAAGCTCTCTAAGCCTGTCTGCTCCTTTGCAGATTTGAGGATAATAAACCTACGAAAGGAAGCATTAGCATTTGGCAGGTGCCTAACAGACAAAAAGGGCCTCAGCCGGGCCGTCCCACCGTTCCAGGCGGCCAGCATCTTGTTGTCTAGGTGGGGCTTGGGCCGGTGTTTCCGGGCCTGGGAGAGCTTCTCCAGCCCCGCGTTGAGCAGGGTCCGCACGGCCTCCACGTCCAAGCCGAAGCGGGCAGCGGTCAGCTCCAGCGAGTACCGGACAGTCAGCACGTTCTGGCCCTGCAGCTCCCCCTTGGAGTCCTGCGGAAAACAGCCTTTGTCGGGGCGCCCACAGGCTGGGCGGGCTCTGGCCCCTCTCGTGTCCCCAGAAGCCCTCACCTGAGTGGAGCCGATGTTGCCGGCCTCCGTGAGCCCGTAGTGCTTCATGAGGAGCTGGCCGGAGGTCAGAGGCTCGGTGGCCCCCGGCACAGGGTCAGGCAGGAGCTGCTGGATCTCCTTGACCGTCCACACATAGAAGGCACCCTCTCTGGGACGCATGTTCCGCTCTGGGGGCGAGTCTGCGTCCTCCGCACAGTAGAAGCCTCCAGACTGTGGGGAGGGAGAGTTGCTGGCCCCAGCCTAAAGGGCAGGGGCGGCCCCAACCCACTCCCCCTGCTGCCAGGCCCGCCTGCCTCAGTGGACACACACCCGGTGGGTCAGGTTCCGAGACACGTACTGCAGGATGCCTTTGGCAACATCAGAGTAGAATTCATCACCAGAGATCTGAGGAGGGGAACAGAGGAGGCTGTAAATGGAGGTCACTGGGGCGGCCTAGGGACGTGGGGGTGGGGTGACATTCTCCCAGGACGATGGCGAGGGAAGACTGGGTATAAGCAAGGGAATGAGGGGTTTAGACTAAGTGGGATCCCCAGGCACCTGGAAGGCCTGCGAATAGGCCACCGCGAGCTGTGCCTGGTCATAGAGCATCTTCTCAAAGTGTGGGATGTGCCACTGGCGGTCCGTGGAGTAGCGGTGAAAGCCCTGTGCCAGGTGGGACGTGGGGCTGGAGGCTGATCCCAGCCTCTGCCTCACCCACCACCTCCCACCGCCCCTCCAGGGAACACCCGCCgccccctcacctgccccacaTGGTCTCGGATACCCCCGTTGGCCATCATTTTCAGGGTGTGCAAGGCCATCTGCTGGGCCCGAGAGCCGTCCGGGGTCACTCGATGGCTGAGCCAGTAGGAGAACAGGAAGTTCAGGATCACTGTGGGGACCAAGAACACACGGGTGAGAGAACAGGGTGCACAACCTGGTGGTCAGGATGCCTCTGGCCAGGTCGGGGCTAGGAGTTCACCCAACAGCCAGTCTCTGCACAGGCTGGGAGTTGGGAGGTCAACGGTCAACCCAGAAGACAGAACGTCACTGCCCAAGCCAGAGGTCAGAATATCATTGGCTCACACACAGAGGACCAGAAAGCTGCTGACCAGACCAGAGCCCAGAAAGTCATTAGCCAAACCAGGGTCACAAGAACGAAGTCAATGACCAAGAGTCAGAAGGACATTATCTAGGTCAAGGTCACAGGGTCACAGCAAAGACCAGAAGTTAGGTTGTTACTGACTGGCTAGGGATAAGGAGGTCACTGGTCAGGAGGACAGGAGGCTCAGGACCAAGACAGGGGTCAGAAGATCATTGACCAGGACAAGAATCAGAAGGTCAGGCTCGGGGTAAGGTGGGCAAGGGGACACTGACCTGGTGTCGGAAACTTGGGGGCCTCTGCAAAGCCACCATACTCCTCGTCATAGCCCTCATCCAACTGCTGGAAGCAGCGGCTGTTCATGGTGGCCGCAGAGGGCGGCAGCTGGCGGTCACCCGTGCTGATCTCCGACCGGGCCAGCAGGGTGGTTGTGACACGCTGGCTGTTTTCTAGCAGCGTGTTCTTGTTCTGTTTCcactttgggaggtgggggcACAGCTGGGGGTCAGCTTGGGGTGGGGGCCCTGGTCCCCTCGTCCCTCGCCCAGGTCCCCAACTCCCTCCCTTGCACACCCACCTGGTCCCGTATTCTCAGCAACACTGTGTGGAAGCCTACTCGGGTCAAGCCATCCTCGGGAGGGAAGTAGGTGCCCCCGACAAAGGGCTGGAGGTTGGGGGTCAGCCACACGTTCATGGGCCAGCCCCCACCACTGCTGGTGGCCtgggggagagagggcaggcgtGACGGGAGCCGCGCCCCGAGCGCGAGCAGCACACACACCCGAGAGGGAAGACCGCTCACCTGCACGAACGTCATGTACACCTTGTCCACGTCGGGCCGCTCCTCGCGGTCGACCTTCACACAGACAAAGTCCTCGCTGAGCAGGCGGCCGATCTCCTCGTTCTGGAAGGACTCCTCCTCCATCATGTGGCACCAGTGGCAGGTGGAGTACCCCACTGGAAGGGGGCCGGGGGGAGGTCGGGGGCCAGTGATGGGCTGGGGGCCAGCCGAGGGGCCCCAACTACCCGGGACAGGTCCCGACCTTCAGTCTCCTGGGAGCCCCCGGGGCCCAGAggaccctcccccagcccagggaatGCGAGTGCATTACCTGAAAGGaaaattggtttgttttctttcctggccTTGTCGAAGGCTTCCTGTCCCCAGGGGTACCTAGACATGGCAAGTGGGGCATCACTCAGCAGACCTGGGGGTCGAGGGCGAGCCCGGGACCCCAGCTGCTTTGGGAGGGCACTGGGAGAGCACGTACCAGTCCACGGGATTGTAGGCATGTTGTAGGAGGTACGGTGACTTCTCATTAATCAGGCGGTTGGGGGTCTTCTGGGGCGCGGACGGGGGACAGCTGGGCCGGCTTCCCTTTCCTCCCGCAGGCATGGGCCCTGAACTACTGACCGACGCACTCCGGTCCTTGTCCCGGGAGGAGCTACCCCTGGTGAGGCCGGTGGGTCACATGGGTCCAAGGCCTCCCCCAACCTCTGCCAGGACCCTGGTTcccaccacaccccacccagcccccagccccccttAGAACCCACCTTTCTGAGCCACGGGGGAGACTGTGGCCTTTGTGCTCCCCCTTGTGTTTTGGGGGGGGTGAGGAGAGGTGGCTCATTTGGGGGCTCCCTGCCAGATAAGTCTCCCCCAACCTCTCGGCCCCCCGGCCTTGGGAAGAATGACTGTGAAGTGGGGGCGGGTCACAATAGGCAGAATGGTCCTGGGGGCTCCATTCTTTCCCCCTAACTGGGCCCCTccctgggtggggggtggggctgcatGGAGGCGTTTCTATGGCAGGCCTGGGAGGGAGACCTGGCAGGGAGGGAGACCTGGCAGGAAGGCTGCCCACTGCTGGTGGCTGCACAGGTTAAGAATAGTAGGGTCTGGGACTGAACCAGGTGGGGGACAACCAGAGGAAGACAGACATAGAGTTTCCCTCACTCAACGGCCACCTGCTGGGCACTTCTGCAGGGCCAGGTCCTGTGCTAGACACCAGGACACCTAGGGAACCCAAAACAGGCCCTGACCTCAGGGAGTTCGGCCTGGGAGAGTGGCTGGGAGGCTGGCGCTGCCGGGCAGACCTAAATAATGACAGGCCCGTGCAGCAATGAAGGACAGTGACGGGACACAGGGTGCTGTTGGAGAATGGCCCTGGGGCCAGCATTGGGTGTAAGGAAGGCTTCCCGGAGGCAGTGTCAGAACAGTCCTTGGGAAGCCAGCCTTGCAGCGGCATGGATGGGGGGAGGAGGACCTTCCTGCAGGGGTCAGGCCGCGGGAGTAGAccggaggcggggtggggcgagGACCAAGCATGCAGGGGTGGTCCAGGCAGGCACCGAGACCACTCTGGGAAGACCAGCCACGGGGCCCCGCAGGCGCAGGGCGCGCCCCCGCGGCCCGCTCGCCCGCCCGTACCTGCGGCTCGCGGCGAGGCCCGGCCCAGCTCCGCCCAGCAGAAGGCCGCGGCTCAGCCAGACCCGCGCGCCCAGCATGGCTGCTGCGGGCGGTGGGCCGGGACGCCGCGgacaggaagggagggcaggaggctgcGAAGGGCGGGCCGGGCCCCGACAGAGCCGCGGGCGGGTCGTCGCCACGGATCGGGGCTGAGTGGCTGGTCTCCGAGCGCCGCCCGGTGGCAGAGTGCGAAATTGCAGACCAGACAGCCCGCGCTTGCGAGTGTGCGCGTGAAACTCGGCTGGGTTCAACCGGATTAAACCCCTGCCTTCGGGAGGACATCCCTCCTGATGGGAATAGGAAAGGCTGCGGGATGCTAGGGACAGGCAGTGCCAGAGCCCTAGCTCATTTTGTCCAATCCTtgtccattttacaaaggagaaacgAGGCTGGAGCCAAAGGCATGCCTTGTGCAGGTGGACGAGCTAGCAGGCTTTGGCTTGCACAGCCCTATCTCAAGGCCCTGCTCAAATCCCACCCACCCCGGAAGCCATCCCTGAATAACAACTGCGAGCCAGTTTTATGTCCTAAGTACACTTTGCACACTTGCCTCATTTGCTACattcagccaatatttattgtcGGCTGCCAACCACTCTGCAAGGCCCTGGGGTGTACAGTGGTGAGCAGAGAGAGACAAGGTTCCTGCACCCATGTGACCCGCAGTCTGTTGAGAGTGGCAGAAGCTAACCCAACACCATACAAATGAATATACAGCCACCCACTGTGACAAGTGCCATGGGTGGGTATAACATAACAATGGACATGATCTGCTGGAAGGGCCAAGGGATGACAGCCTCCCTGAGGAAATCACATTTGTGTAGTAGCTACAGAGAATGATAGGAGGGGAGTTGGAACATGGGAATGGGTGGGGAAGGAGTCAGAAGGAAgagtatgtgcaaaggccctgtggaaTGTCAGTGAATCAGGGCTGAGGAACTGCAGGAAGGAAGACAGGCAGTAGATGAGGTTAGGAGGttgaggaggaaggcaggggccagGTCTCGGAAGGACTTGTGAGCTGTCAGAGGGGATTTTTAAACTAGAGAGCTGTGGTCTCCCCGCattgcccaggcaggtctggaactcctggcctcaactgatcctcccacctcggcctctcgaAGTGcaggggttataggcatgagccacctcacccagttAGAAGGGGATTTTTGATGAGAGCAGAAGGAAGTTGCTGAAGGGCTTTAGTCAGGAGAGTGACCTGGTTGGGTCTGCATTTTGGAAAGATCCCACTGGAGCTCAATGGAGAAAGGGGCAAGCGTGGAGCAGGGGCAGGTAGGAGGTCATAGCAGCACCCAGGGCAGATGGCGGGCAGAGATACACAGAAGGCGGTGGGCTGGAGGTCAGGAGGAGGAAGCATGGTCAGGACTGGCAGTGAGGAAGAGGGGGGTGTCCAGGCTGATTGCAGGTGGGGCCATTCCCTGAAGAGAGGGGGGCTTCATGAGGTTCACGTTGGTTTGAGGCGCCTTCTAGTATGTGCACAGGGAGGCAGAGATGACAAGGCATGGAGCGCAGAGGACAGGCTGTCAGGAGAGAGGGATTTGGATGGGGGTGCGGAGAGTTCACTGGGGAGAGTGCAGCGAGCAGAGAAGAGGACTCAGGTCTGGGCTTGAGTGAGCCTGAGAAAGACACAGGCGGGGACCAGCCAGCGTACAGAGGGGAAACCCAGACAGGGTGGCACCCCAGAGGCAAGGGGACTGAGGGGTGCAAGAAGCATGGAGTTACTGTTCACTGGACctagctaaaaaaataaataaaaaaaaaaaaaaagaagaagaagaagaagcatgGAGTGTCAACACTATCAGACTCCTGAGAAGC
Encoded proteins:
- the SPATA20 gene encoding spermatogenesis-associated protein 20, whose product is MSHLSSPPPKHKGEHKGHSLPRGSERGSSSRDKDRSASVSSSGPMPAGGKGSRPSCPPSAPQKTPNRLINEKSPYLLQHAYNPVDWYPWGQEAFDKARKENKPIFLSVGYSTCHWCHMMEEESFQNEEIGRLLSEDFVCVKVDREERPDVDKVYMTFVQATSSGGGWPMNVWLTPNLQPFVGGTYFPPEDGLTRVGFHTVLLRIRDQWKQNKNTLLENSQRVTTTLLARSEISTGDRQLPPSAATMNSRCFQQLDEGYDEEYGGFAEAPKFPTPVILNFLFSYWLSHRVTPDGSRAQQMALHTLKMMANGGIRDHVGQGFHRYSTDRQWHIPHFEKMLYDQAQLAVAYSQAFQISGDEFYSDVAKGILQYVSRNLTHRSGGFYCAEDADSPPERNMRPREGAFYVWTVKEIQQLLPDPVPGATEPLTSGQLLMKHYGLTEAGNIGSTQDSKGELQGQNVLTVRYSLELTAARFGLDVEAVRTLLNAGLEKLSQARKHRPKPHLDNKMLAAWNGLMVSGYAVTGAVLGLDKLVNCATNGAKFLKRHMFDVASGRLMRTCYSGSGGTVEHSNPPCWGFLEDYAFVVRGLLDLYEASQESSWLEWALRLQDTQDRLFWDAKGGGYFCSEAELGAGLPLRLKDDQDGAEPSGNSVSAHNLLRLHGFTGHKDWMDKCVCLLTAFSERMRRVPVALPEMVRTLSAHQQTLKQIVICGDRQAKDTKALVQCVHSMYIPNKVLILADGDPSSFMSRQLPFLSTLRRLEDRATAYVCENQACSLPVTEPCELRKLLHQ